TGTTAGAAGTAATTTATTCCCCATTCTCCAATCAgtgactaataaaaaaaattctacagcaAACCTTTTTCCTGATCCTTTCGCTAGGATTGGTCCTGGGATACCCGCAAGCGGAAATCGCTGATGTCGATTTTCAAACCGAACAAGTTAATCCCCGAGAGCAGCCGAGTGAGGAAGTGAttccggaaattttcaacattccaCCGGATAAGGAAGTTGGTGATCTGCTGAAGAATATACCTCCACCCCTGAGGGATCAAAAACCCATGGCATCGGAGAAGTTACTTCGGCCGGGACGATcgtactattattattatccgTGGACTTATTACTATCCCAGATATCGCTGGAGTCCTTATTATAATTACTACAATTACTACTGGTGGTGGTAGTTGATTCTAAAGAGATATCGTTTAGGCACTTTGTAAGCTGTTCACAAATTGAAGGATAATTGGAGCTCGATAAATTGTTCTCGCACAGTGTTTTTGCACATTTCCTGCCGCAAGACTCCGCtgattctttttcaaatataaatttaatacttTATTTGGAATGTTATCGTGTTGATAAAAACAACGGAGGTATACGAAAAAAATTCGGATATctcatgtttattttgtttgggacagaaaattttattgtttgtcATTAGtggaatcgaaaaaaataaaaaaatacatttatgaaCCGATAAAACAGTCTTGTGTTTCTAAAAGAGTATTTGTTTATTCCACTGGTTTAGTGCTAACCTGAcactgggaaaaaaaatcatcgtttaGTGTtagtattgctacctcactcacttaCACGCTCTCTCGAAACTTTGGTAAGACTTTCAATGCATCTCCGCCCGTTGACAGTATCATATTTGTGAAAAGTATTGCAGCGCTTATATAGTTACACCACTTGAATCAGTATGAAATTGCCTTTcaggtgaatataaatttattgtgcAAATCTTACGtgaacaaacttaaaaaatacaatCGAAGTTGCATTTGAgtgttgaaaaatctaaaaaattgataattcatccgaaatttcaaaacacatctactttaaaaaaaattgtatgtatcGTATTTTGAAAGTCAAGAGAAGCGAAAACGTGCCtgattacgtcaacttttcaaccctttttttaaaattatatctggTGTGACTCAAAAAAATCTGACCAGGTCTGAGCAACCTTTTTCAACATCGggtcattttcaaatgttttcggAGGGCTGTactctaaataatttttaacatttaagtaGAGCTTTACgatgttttttgaaaacaataaatttgtgatgaaaatataatgcaggcattagaaaaaaaaacagattttcgaatagggcatttttttaaatacaaaggTTCACTTAAAAggtttgaacaacttttttagagaaaaaagaaCCTGTGATAGTGAGAGAAATATATTAGAACGATTTAACAAACTTCTCAGCTTGGAGCGTTATTgatattcataaaattaaaattctttttttttctgtacacactttcaaaatgtttttgatcattttatatTTAGTCattgaaaacacgattttttcaacaaacggTTTCTAATGAGATCTTTACGTTGTTGCAAGATGAGCAAGGTtttcaaaatcacagaaaaattctGATTACTCAGATATTTCAGAGCTACAGtttacattcttgattctagaaaacttttacagatttcatggaTTTTGTACTGGAAAAGCTTTTCAAAGCTGATCCATGATAATCTTAAGACTTTGGTAATGTTGATTgcttattttcaagtaaaatgactcaattttcaatgtttgacctggttttctatgaaatttctgaaaacagCATTATTTATTATAGTCGAAAACGTTGAATCACAGAACTACAGATACTAAgtctatgatcatttagaatctgGGCAGtaacaaacgtgtgtatttaaaaaactattcatttgatcgaaaaaatgTCTAtagaggaaatgaaggtgttaatatgacatataatgtaaaaatataaaaaaaaatatcaataatttcaagaaatactctaacttttatataaaatctcttttttatctttgcacactgtttcagtcatgtattgttttatttttctttttaccacagaagcaaaacctttgcaaaaccatgatatttaacacaaactcacctggaaaaagcaattggaatctggttggaacttttccatgagtaggcatcttgaagaatttgatctcttgaatccggttttaacataaattgttTTATCcaacagaacacatctgtcccattgcgtaaaaaccggatgcacagattgcgatctttggaactgatcattattagaaatttacttggtgtctactagtcaggcaacactttttgcctgccggaaatggattttttgcattatttgaggagtctgcattcagttatcctctataaccatagactttttaccatatttaagatcaagggttgctctccgatggttggtttgaacttcgtgtggatcctagagcggctccttatacttcttaaccattttctccgaaaaaaaatcagaaaaaatcaacagttcatgagctttcaagtcaacaataaagaattttcgaggcgcaaaatgcgtaaaaggagcatatttgtgcaaaattatttttaccatgtctttttgcatcgtaaatatctcaaacacatgttaacttaaaaatctatcaaaaataggcaagatagtcctctTTATAACCAACACagcgctactaaagttttgcatttccgagctctattaacgtagctataaCCGAAATAATGTGCCCgaatactaaatgatcatagccttattttttttaaaaaatcagaatttttctgGAAGACTTTGGTGATGAGTATATGTATCTAGTCTTTATGATTAATATTTCCTgatttcattaaatatttacgaacaaaaatcttagaatttttttttcagtatttgagTGCAACCTCATTTCCAAATTTGAGGAACTaaatacagtttaaaaaaatattgtgtgcaactttaaatttgcttgaaaagaTAAATTATTGACCTCACAAACAAGCTTAGAAATCCCTGTAATCATTTGTGTCTATAGCCAATTTTTTGTTGGTTCTCCCGACCTACTTTCATGTTTATCAATTTCAAAGTggtattaaaaaattaagaaaaaaattaaatatttacaaaaagaaactcttatttttgaaatctttctttaaattcttaaatattctttcttaaaaaatacacaatttcacccatatagccgataaaataatttcataaaaaaaagaaactcttATATTTCGATTTGCCCTCAAATAATACTGCATTTTCCAGTGAAATTCGAATGGAACGAATATTTTCcaagttttttgttgaaaatctggGCAAGTCAGAATGAAACCGGAATATCTGGCAAGTTTAattaaagtacggtttttacaccaattttttacattttttgtaatcatgatctaaaaaaaattaaaaaaaaatccttgtggGCAACGTATAGTTTCcaacttcaactttttttaaagcattccGTAACTACTCTTCAGTATTTTTTCTGCTCCgtgttatttttgatatttttttcatagactTTGATCAACGGAAAACTTAAGTGTTGTATTTGGATATTGCgtgcaaaaaatatttgagtaacatcacaaggtttttaaaattatggactttgtaaatttttttttgagaaacaagagagtaaTAGCAGTTTTAAGCGAGGGGAggcaaattgacactcaaggtcggatttgggagttttttttgtctgagCTTTCAAGGTGCgcccataaaaaagtaatggtgcaaaattaaaggttttaagaatttattgagggtttattgagttttttttaatttgggtgcacccgaataaagttacaagccgctaAACTATCAACACTTTTGACACTCAATAGACTTGTTTTTGACAtatcttacgcacacttgcttaGCGTGTACAGATGGAACTAGACAATTAACGTCTAAAActatcggtacaaaaaacgggaaGGCGATCAacaaacatggtcgtttttgaggttgattgtcccaaaactgaaaagtggtgAAAAAACCTGCATAATATTACGAatactaccagcggcaaatattTTGGACTGTACCAAATTAGGGCTACAACTTATACATATAGGGTAAGATTGCcataatttttccaaatattttaccTCAAAACCTGTcgaaattcgatcatttttttgcataatttaccactcaaaatctgggcaaatttgattaaaacccAGAAACTtctcaataaaatcaagaacaaaaacacttgatttttttctcatcgaaacatatcagcagattttaaatcatattttttattccagaaaaccgtttttgataaactttgctaaaaaaatctagtttttgaaCTTAACAACAGAAAAAATTCTCAGAACTCAACCTGAGGTTTTTGATTGGTTCTGTAAATAATGTGAACgaatcctggcaaaatctgggcaaccgaaCTTTCACctgattttgtttcaaattttgaaatttatttttacggccttatcggtgaatgttatgttctcatagtgagaacatttccaaaattgaaaattatagatggatagaagaagattagaaaaaaatctaggtgttgaaaatgaaaggttagaaattttttaaaaaaacattttcaccacatactcAACTTTTGTTCAAGCACGGATCAACcttttttgaaatgttagaatcgggaagggttgagtctaacacaacacaatcTCATAGACTCAACTCTGACCGATTTTCATAACAGTTGATCCGTGCTTGAATAAAAGTTAAGTATATGgtgaaaatgctttttaaaaaatttctaaccgCTCATTTTTAACACatgtaattttcttctaatccttcctctatccatctataattttcaatttttgaaatgttctcactatgagaacataacattcaccgataaggggcttgtgatatagctcagttggcaagtctgttgtctcctgagcagatgtacgcgagttcgagcccaagagtaaacatcgaacacagttgtaccggataagtttttcaataatgatccgccaactgcaacgttgataaagtcgcgaatgccacaaagatggtaaaacgactataatcgaaacaaaaaaaaatcaccgataaggccttaaaaattaatttcaaaactaaattcgcggtgattaatttaaatttgtttcaaattttcgggcCAATTcggattaattttaaagttctgtATAATCAGTATTTTTCTAAATTGGTGCATATACTACGCCTTCTTCCTACTCACctagtgaaattttgaaatagctTTTTGTTAAGATGCTTAATTCGAAATAAATGAAAGTGCATTCCcttttctattgatttttttttttactttctttgcAGGATACGCCGGAGAATGTGATGTAGAGCTAGAAATAGTTAGAGTAAACAGTGATTGATTGCACGCAGGAAAGAAAGGCGTTGAGAACATCGGAAGCGCacaagtaaaacaaaaaaaaaattaagcagcGCATTTTGCTGAATGTCATTTGCATTCATTTTTTGGTGAACgttgtttcaaaattataaggtaagtctttttttaagtttagtaGATATCTAATAGATATTTATGATTTGCACTGAACTTCATTTAATTATAACAACTGCCATAAAAAAACTGGCTAGGTAAAAACAAtcaataaacaattaaaatgGAGCATCAAATGGAAATAatttgaggtaatttttttttatctagtaGGAATTTGTTATGATATTTAATGAATcttttgaggcccttggagtcAAAGAGATTTTCCATATGTTATTCGGAAAATTGTAGTTCTCGTTCTAAAGTTAGAGTATGAAAAATGATtaccaaaaatctgaaaagttcaacaaatatagttttaaatatAAAGAATCATTTGGCATGATTGACAAAAACTGGATAATTTAGGCATTCATGCCCCTTTGGATCTGAGGGTCTAATATAGCTGactatgaaaacatttttcaaaagacTTCTTCTGAAAGATCACTATTTTCAAACAGAAGAATCTTTCTTCAGGTTTCTATTTGAAAGcagaaataaaactttaaaaaagtttaattatttcaaggccaaaaaaaattatagaaacaaGCATCATGtcaaattttttggaacttcaaaatttgatctaGAAAAAGTACATATCAGTGAAACGTGTGAAATTTTGAAGGTTgcgttttttaaactttagttttaaaatacaGGTTTGcattgaaatgtacaaaaaaaaacttcaagatTGTTCAGAATTGTTGATTGCtgaaatattttgtaaatttggaatgtgacataaatttcaagcagatatttgaaaattcgaaaattaattcaatGACTTTATTAAATAGTATAAATTGTCGAACTACATAAATAGGTAAGCagaatttatcttaaatttttatgtgaGGAACAAgtctcaaaattttctcaaattaagCAAAATTAATATctttacgaatttttttttttgatttgtttctATTATACTGCCATTCCAAGCTAGATTGTCCCAtgtaaaaattcgttaaatttacagaatattttcagtttttagcatacATTAAGATGGCATCGACAGTTAAATCATAGCAAATAGTACAAATTGATAAATAAAGATGGTAATTTGCAAAAACGATGCATTATCTACACCAACCTGGAAGTTTCAACCAAAAATTCATCGTGTGACAAAATCTTAACGCATACGGATACGAGTTTCTACGCAAAACTTTCACATGGCTATGCTTTTCCTTcctttaaaatgtttgtttgaagattttaagTGAAGTATTTCATTCTTAAGTAATACAACAAAATCCGAGCTTCtaaattgtttataaaatacagtaggtttttgatttttccactgttcgattttatcaatactcgtcaaattcacgctcgattttatcacggtagttgtttcgattttatcacacttttttagaaatcattcacAAACCATTACCAGGACcataattttctttgaaaagcgTAGAGCGcctttgttcatgatattttttaaggtttatgtTATGGTAGATAGGTATTGAATAATATGGAAACaccattgaactgcttattttagCTGTATAGTgtaaaaatcgtcatttggatttttaaaacacttgAAATAATCGACATAAGTATTCAAAAGTCACGCTTATGCTAGTTTTTTACGCTTGGTTAGCTGCTCTAAAAAAGTAAACgtttttggttatgcgaatcataaAAAGATGTGGGTGAACTTAAGCGTTTTTGAAGAAAGATAGGTGTCTCTtatttatttgttcaaattgtttatttgaaaggatGGCGTGCGCAATCCTGATTGGACGGACAGCCATTAGTATTGTCTAAATGGATAGTTTTGGAGAATCAAAATGAACTTTTTCTAGCTTTGCCTTAAAAaaggactaagatttctgttGTTCTACATATGAATAACCAAGGATTATCTGCCCATAGACCAATTTCGAGAAAGACACTTTAAAAGCCAAAGTTTAgcaaatttctaaatatttttctaaaaggTAGGTATGTCAGACATTATGCAACTACAACCCAGGTAACCACCAAGCATTAGTATAAGCAGTAAATCAGCATTATATCTGCATTTCCGCTGCTTGTTGTAGTATATAAGCATTTGAAATGCATAGTTGTTTTAAATTAGCatgtgatattttatttaaaagcttTTAGCCAGTAAAAAGCTTTTTGATTGCACAAAAGTCATAAAATAGTAATTTCAATGCTTGAGTAAtgcaatgaaaaaatatttaaaatcgcaTTCTGGATGCTGATTAAAAACAGTTACGCATATTAAATGCTAACAGACTGCAAGAAGCAGTGGAAATGCAGATATAATGCTGATTTATTGAAGATGCTTATTTCTGGTTTGTAGGTACCGTGAACCGTAGAGGGTTTTGTAAAACGGGTTGTTGggcgaataataataatatgtgt
This sequence is a window from Uranotaenia lowii strain MFRU-FL chromosome 3, ASM2978415v1, whole genome shotgun sequence. Protein-coding genes within it:
- the LOC129757537 gene encoding uncharacterized protein LOC129757537, producing the protein MCTVTQTFFLILSLGLVLGYPQAEIADVDFQTEQVNPREQPSEEVIPEIFNIPPDKEVGDLLKNIPPPLRDQKPMASEKLLRPGRSYYYYYPWTYYYPRYRWSPYYNYYNYYWWW